In a genomic window of Canis lupus familiaris isolate Mischka breed German Shepherd chromosome 28, alternate assembly UU_Cfam_GSD_1.0, whole genome shotgun sequence:
- the PDCD4 gene encoding programmed cell death protein 4 encodes MDVENEQILNVNPADPDNLSDSLFSGDEENAGTEEIKNEINGNWISASSINEARINAKAKRRLRKNSSRDSGRGDSVSDNGSEALRSGVTVPTSPKGRLLDRRSRSGKGRGLPKKGGAGGKGVWGTPGQVYDVEEVDVKDPNYDDDQENCVYETVVLPLDETAFEKTLTPIIQEYFEHGDTNEVAEMLRDLNLGEMKSGVPVLAVSLALEGKASHREMTSKLLSDLCGTVMSTNDVEKSFDKLLKDLPELALDTPRAPQLVGQFIARAVGDGILCNTYIDSYKGTVDCVQARAALDKATVLLSMSKGGKRKDSVWGSGGGQQSVNHLVKEIDMLLKEYLLSGDISEAEHCLKELEVPHFHHELVYEAIVMVLESTGESTFKMILDLLKSLWKSSTITLDQMKRGYERIYNEIPDINLDVPHSYSVLERFVEECFQAGIISKQLRDLCPSRGRKRFVSEGDGGRLKPESY; translated from the exons ATGGATGTAGAAAATGAGCAGATACTGAATGTAAACCCTGCAG atccTGATAATTTAAGCGACTCTCTCTTTTCTGGTGATGAAGAAAATGCTGGgactgaggaaataaaaaatgagatcaaTGGAAATTGGATTTCGGCATCCTCCATTAATGAAGCTAGAATTAATGCCAAGGCAAAAAGGCGCCTGAGGAAAAACTCATCCCGGGACTCTGGCAGAGGCGATTCAGTCAGTGATAATGGAAGCGAAGCCCTTAGAAGTGGAGTAACTGTACCAACCAGTCCAAAGGGAAGGTTGCTAGATAGGCGATCCAGatctgggaaaggaagaggacTACCAAAGAAAG GTGGTGCAGGAGGCAAAGGTGTATGGGGTACACCCGGACAGGTGTATGATGTGGAAGAGGTGGATGTGAAAGATCCTAACTATGATGATGACCAG GAGAACTGTGTTTATGAAACTGTAGTTTTGCCTTTGGATGAAACAGCATTTGAGAAGACTTTAACACCAATCATACAGGAATATTTTGAGCATGGAGATACTAATGAAGTTGCG gAAATGCTAAGAGATTTAAACCTTGGTGAAATGAAGAGTGGGGTACCAGTGTTGGCAGTGTCCTTGGCATTGGAGGGAAAGGCTAGTCATAGAGAAATGACATCTAAGCTGCTTTCTGACCTTTGTGGGACAGTAATGAGCACAAATGatgtagaaaaatcatttgacaaattATTGAAAGATCTACCTGAACTGGCATTGGATACTCCTAGAGCACCACAG ttGGTGGGCCAGTTTATTGCTAGAGCTGTTGGAGATGGAATTTTATGTAATACCTATATTGATAGTTACAAAGGAACTGTAGATTGTGTACAGGCTAG agctGCTCTGGACAAGGCTACTGTGCTCCTGAGTATGTCTAAAGGTGGAAAGCGCAAAGACAGCGTGTGGGGTTCTGGAGGTGGACAGCAGTCTGTTAATCATCTTGTTAAAGAG aTTGATATGCTGCTGAAAGAGTATTTACTCTCTGGAGACATATCTGAAGCTGAACATTGCCTTAAGGAATTGGAAGTACCTCATTTTCACCATGAGCTTGTATATGAA GCCATTGTAATGGTTTTAGAGTCAACTGGAGAAAGTACATTTAAGATGATTTTGGATTTATTAAAATCTCTTTGGAAATCTTCTACCATTACTCTAGACCAAATGAAAAGA ggtTATGAGAGAATTTACAATGAAATTCCGGACATTAATCTGGATGTCCCACATTCATACTCTGTGCTTGAGCGATTTGTAGAAGAATGTTTTCAGGCTGGAATAATTTCCAAACAACTCAGAGATCTTTGTCCTTCGAG